In Coregonus clupeaformis isolate EN_2021a unplaced genomic scaffold, ASM2061545v1 scaf1593, whole genome shotgun sequence, one DNA window encodes the following:
- the LOC123487276 gene encoding uncharacterized protein LOC123487276 isoform X1 has translation MENKEFKQAAVVTFTTVTHKDETSQTSLTLSRGKRSYPDLHTFVQGMKDDHWNLLSENMRAGMSRHEFSAKCMDIVAWVMESTSTVVVPALDLTMQIELSDSPSSSGSGSNEAGEVTSLGRSVRFSCSGGPSRCTSARTACSTRTPTPFPSSHRSMTSLLSENEERYVSSPEGGDREMRHRQHSAPLRSVFGISEDSVFDMVQSGQSQGDIVPLPKRSRQEKYRPSKMSTDGKFMMGIVELVINLLNSRLAELMRSVSQGTLVLLTGSISASQQFAQEMLSMATSKMYSHAIEHIALGHKSPLELERELEAILGPLAGQVIVIIIDSIIKAKANGGNEGRASSPLTYFLTAISAEIQSLVVHRSASRPSTRLSNNDPLLNISKSKVLRSVLLKMAELFGQGPSETCLVPLVQSQSNNSICDWTVNAGTIHPSTFLSDNRVTEVSSDVVDLVLEVFWITGFLDNRNPSRPQSACSHNSASGAIDMRALAGDLVRQVSVKLSPFVSESQLSTMSMTDLSSSFSDSTLKQLCSRSVVALATACQAIKTELENQRPTNLAARDLLSSLVETIEDMDISDILQGPSAILEEAAVIKHPEMSTSTIYRSLLLDSSLASSKMVTESIIFNNPCPSEENVSIQKELPADKVDILHGQPVEEYIVKAEQCITQVIQDAAVTYTAALDKTDTCGKLSEILSVHVSSENIEEASSDLFGGIISELHEVSEVNKASMRTKSGRKMFWVEVSSGSQKIYTKTLDKLRKLFTSHHLTEGKKYSCANRAFCNWTTCN, from the exons ATGGAGAATAAAGAGTTCAAG CAGGCTGCAGTGGTGACCTTCACTACCGTGACCCACAAGGATGAAACTTCCCAGACCAGCCTCACCCTCAGCAGGGGAAAGAGAAGCTACCCAGACCTACACACCTTTGTGCAGGGCATGAAGGACGA CCATTGGAATCTGCTGAGTGAGAATATGCGTGCCGGG ATGAGCAGACATGAGTTTAGTGCCAAGTGCATGGATATTGTAGCATGGGTGATGGAGTCTACATCCACTGTGGTTGTTCCCGCCCTTGACCTCACCATGCAGATAGAGCTCTCTGATTCGCCAAGCTCTTCTGGATCAGGAAGTAAtgaggcaggagaggtgacctcTCTTGGCCGCAGCGTCAGATTCAGCTGTAGTGGAGGACCCAGCAGGTGCACCAGCGCCAGAACCGCCTGCAGCACACGCACTCCCacgcctttcccctcctctcacag GTCCATGACCTCTTTGCTAAGTGAGAATGAAGAGCGATATGTCTCCTCACCTGAGGGTGGCGATAGAGAGATGAGACACAGACAACACTCAGCACCACTGAGATCTGTGTTTGGCATCTCTGAGGACTCTGTCTTCGACATGGTCCAGAGCGGCCAGTCGCAGGGTGACATCGTACCGCTGCCCAAACGGAGTAGACAGGAGAAATACAGACCTAGCAAAATGTCAACGGATGGCAAGTTTATGATGGGTATTGTCGAGTTGGTTATAAACCTTCTCAACTCCAGATTGGCTGAGCTAATGCGAAGTGTCAGTCAGGGAACTCTAGTTCTGCTGACTGGAAGTATCTCAGCAAGTCAACAGTTTGCCCAAGAGATGCTAAGCATGGCGACTTCTAAGATGTATTCCCATGCCATAGAGCATATTGCGCTCGGCCACAAGTCTCCCCTTGAGTTAGAGAGGGAGCTTGAGGCCATCTTGGGTCCTCTGGCTGGACAGGTCATAGTCATCATCATAGATAGCATCATCAAGGCTAAAGCCAACGGAGGAAATGAGGGGAGAGCGTCCAGCCCCTTGACCTATTTTCTAACTGCCATTTCGGCAGAAATACAAAGCCTAGTGGTTCACAGATCGGCTAGCAGACCATCCACCAGACTGTCCAACAACGACCCACTGCTGAACATTTCCAAGTCAAAGGTCTTAAGATCAGTTCTGCTCAAAATGGCAGAGCTCTTTGGCCAAGGTCCAAGTGAAACCTGTCTAGTTCCACTAGTCCAGAGTCAGTCCAACAACTCAATTTGCGACTGGACTGTGAATGCAGGCACCATTCATCCAAGTACATTTCTGTCCGACAACAGAGTGACAGAAGTGTCATCCGATGTTGTGGATCTTGTACTTGAGGTTTTTTGGATAACAGGATTTTTGGATAACAGGAACCCGTCAAGGCCACAGAGTGCCTGCTCCCACAACTCAGCTAGTGGAGCAATAGATATGAGAGCTCTTGCTGGGGACTTGgtcagacaggtgtctgtcaaACTCAGCCCATTTGTCTCTGAGAGtcaactctccaccatgtccatgACAGATCTGTCATCATCTTTTTCTGACTCCACCTTGAAGCAGTTGTGTTCTCGCTCTGTTGTTGCTCTGGCAACTGCCTGTCAAGCAATCAAAACAGAGCTCGAGAACCAGAGACCTACCAACCTGGCAGCCAGAGACCTACTATCGTCTCTGGTAGAGACCATTGAGGACATGGATATCTCTGACATCCTCCAGGGCCCGTCGGCCATTTTGGAGGAGGCTGCTGTGATAAAGCACCCAGAGATGTCCACCTCGACAATATACAGATCTCTGCTTCTCGACTCATCTCTCGCCTCCTCTAAGATGGTCACTGAGAGCATTATCTTCAACAACCCATGCCCATCAGAGGAGAATGTGAGTATTCAGAAGGAGCTCCCTGCTGATAAAGTTGACATCCTCCATGGTCAACCAGTGGAGGAGTATATTGTCAAAGCTGAGCAATGCATCACTCAGGTCATTCAGGATGCAGCTGTGACATATACTGCTGCGCTGGATAAAACCGACACTTGTGGAAAACTGTCGGAAATCCTATCTGTCCATGTTTCCTCAGAGAATATTGAGGAGGCATCCTCTGATCTCTTTGGTGGAATTATTTCCGAACTGCATGAGGTATCTGAGGTCAATAAGGCCTCCATGCGTACGAAATCAGGTCGCAAAATGTTCTGGGTGGAAGTGAGTTCAGGTTCCCAGAAGATTTATACCAAAACCCTGGACAAACTAAGGAAGCTGTTCACCTCCCACCATCTCACTGAGGGAAAAAAATACTCCTGTGCAAATCGAGCTTTCTGCAACTGGACTACTTGTAACTGA
- the LOC123487276 gene encoding uncharacterized protein LOC123487276 isoform X2, with protein MENKEFKAAVVTFTTVTHKDETSQTSLTLSRGKRSYPDLHTFVQGMKDDHWNLLSENMRAGMSRHEFSAKCMDIVAWVMESTSTVVVPALDLTMQIELSDSPSSSGSGSNEAGEVTSLGRSVRFSCSGGPSRCTSARTACSTRTPTPFPSSHRSMTSLLSENEERYVSSPEGGDREMRHRQHSAPLRSVFGISEDSVFDMVQSGQSQGDIVPLPKRSRQEKYRPSKMSTDGKFMMGIVELVINLLNSRLAELMRSVSQGTLVLLTGSISASQQFAQEMLSMATSKMYSHAIEHIALGHKSPLELERELEAILGPLAGQVIVIIIDSIIKAKANGGNEGRASSPLTYFLTAISAEIQSLVVHRSASRPSTRLSNNDPLLNISKSKVLRSVLLKMAELFGQGPSETCLVPLVQSQSNNSICDWTVNAGTIHPSTFLSDNRVTEVSSDVVDLVLEVFWITGFLDNRNPSRPQSACSHNSASGAIDMRALAGDLVRQVSVKLSPFVSESQLSTMSMTDLSSSFSDSTLKQLCSRSVVALATACQAIKTELENQRPTNLAARDLLSSLVETIEDMDISDILQGPSAILEEAAVIKHPEMSTSTIYRSLLLDSSLASSKMVTESIIFNNPCPSEENVSIQKELPADKVDILHGQPVEEYIVKAEQCITQVIQDAAVTYTAALDKTDTCGKLSEILSVHVSSENIEEASSDLFGGIISELHEVSEVNKASMRTKSGRKMFWVEVSSGSQKIYTKTLDKLRKLFTSHHLTEGKKYSCANRAFCNWTTCN; from the exons ATGGAGAATAAAGAGTTCAAG GCTGCAGTGGTGACCTTCACTACCGTGACCCACAAGGATGAAACTTCCCAGACCAGCCTCACCCTCAGCAGGGGAAAGAGAAGCTACCCAGACCTACACACCTTTGTGCAGGGCATGAAGGACGA CCATTGGAATCTGCTGAGTGAGAATATGCGTGCCGGG ATGAGCAGACATGAGTTTAGTGCCAAGTGCATGGATATTGTAGCATGGGTGATGGAGTCTACATCCACTGTGGTTGTTCCCGCCCTTGACCTCACCATGCAGATAGAGCTCTCTGATTCGCCAAGCTCTTCTGGATCAGGAAGTAAtgaggcaggagaggtgacctcTCTTGGCCGCAGCGTCAGATTCAGCTGTAGTGGAGGACCCAGCAGGTGCACCAGCGCCAGAACCGCCTGCAGCACACGCACTCCCacgcctttcccctcctctcacag GTCCATGACCTCTTTGCTAAGTGAGAATGAAGAGCGATATGTCTCCTCACCTGAGGGTGGCGATAGAGAGATGAGACACAGACAACACTCAGCACCACTGAGATCTGTGTTTGGCATCTCTGAGGACTCTGTCTTCGACATGGTCCAGAGCGGCCAGTCGCAGGGTGACATCGTACCGCTGCCCAAACGGAGTAGACAGGAGAAATACAGACCTAGCAAAATGTCAACGGATGGCAAGTTTATGATGGGTATTGTCGAGTTGGTTATAAACCTTCTCAACTCCAGATTGGCTGAGCTAATGCGAAGTGTCAGTCAGGGAACTCTAGTTCTGCTGACTGGAAGTATCTCAGCAAGTCAACAGTTTGCCCAAGAGATGCTAAGCATGGCGACTTCTAAGATGTATTCCCATGCCATAGAGCATATTGCGCTCGGCCACAAGTCTCCCCTTGAGTTAGAGAGGGAGCTTGAGGCCATCTTGGGTCCTCTGGCTGGACAGGTCATAGTCATCATCATAGATAGCATCATCAAGGCTAAAGCCAACGGAGGAAATGAGGGGAGAGCGTCCAGCCCCTTGACCTATTTTCTAACTGCCATTTCGGCAGAAATACAAAGCCTAGTGGTTCACAGATCGGCTAGCAGACCATCCACCAGACTGTCCAACAACGACCCACTGCTGAACATTTCCAAGTCAAAGGTCTTAAGATCAGTTCTGCTCAAAATGGCAGAGCTCTTTGGCCAAGGTCCAAGTGAAACCTGTCTAGTTCCACTAGTCCAGAGTCAGTCCAACAACTCAATTTGCGACTGGACTGTGAATGCAGGCACCATTCATCCAAGTACATTTCTGTCCGACAACAGAGTGACAGAAGTGTCATCCGATGTTGTGGATCTTGTACTTGAGGTTTTTTGGATAACAGGATTTTTGGATAACAGGAACCCGTCAAGGCCACAGAGTGCCTGCTCCCACAACTCAGCTAGTGGAGCAATAGATATGAGAGCTCTTGCTGGGGACTTGgtcagacaggtgtctgtcaaACTCAGCCCATTTGTCTCTGAGAGtcaactctccaccatgtccatgACAGATCTGTCATCATCTTTTTCTGACTCCACCTTGAAGCAGTTGTGTTCTCGCTCTGTTGTTGCTCTGGCAACTGCCTGTCAAGCAATCAAAACAGAGCTCGAGAACCAGAGACCTACCAACCTGGCAGCCAGAGACCTACTATCGTCTCTGGTAGAGACCATTGAGGACATGGATATCTCTGACATCCTCCAGGGCCCGTCGGCCATTTTGGAGGAGGCTGCTGTGATAAAGCACCCAGAGATGTCCACCTCGACAATATACAGATCTCTGCTTCTCGACTCATCTCTCGCCTCCTCTAAGATGGTCACTGAGAGCATTATCTTCAACAACCCATGCCCATCAGAGGAGAATGTGAGTATTCAGAAGGAGCTCCCTGCTGATAAAGTTGACATCCTCCATGGTCAACCAGTGGAGGAGTATATTGTCAAAGCTGAGCAATGCATCACTCAGGTCATTCAGGATGCAGCTGTGACATATACTGCTGCGCTGGATAAAACCGACACTTGTGGAAAACTGTCGGAAATCCTATCTGTCCATGTTTCCTCAGAGAATATTGAGGAGGCATCCTCTGATCTCTTTGGTGGAATTATTTCCGAACTGCATGAGGTATCTGAGGTCAATAAGGCCTCCATGCGTACGAAATCAGGTCGCAAAATGTTCTGGGTGGAAGTGAGTTCAGGTTCCCAGAAGATTTATACCAAAACCCTGGACAAACTAAGGAAGCTGTTCACCTCCCACCATCTCACTGAGGGAAAAAAATACTCCTGTGCAAATCGAGCTTTCTGCAACTGGACTACTTGTAACTGA